Proteins encoded by one window of Micromonospora coxensis:
- a CDS encoding FtsW/RodA/SpoVE family cell cycle protein, whose product MAALRGLLARPLASYYLLLSSAGLLLLIGLTMVFSATSVKDYAEDGDASASVTKQAIFAVIGIVAFWVCQRLPASSFRSLGRPVLAVAVVLLLVLNLLLALDSLFKIKSLGPLRANLLWLYLGPIQVQPSELAKLALVLWGAHVIARKGAALGWWKELATPLFPVVGLLFVLVGYNDLGTMLCLLAIVVGLLWAAGVRLRVFAVLSAVGLLGIGVLVAVASLGAGSGAVGEENYRLARLTSFISSPDPATCLETGCWQLVQARNAIEHGGWFGVGLGKSSAKFGWLPAAHNDFIFAVIAEELGVVGCTVILVLFAVLAYTGLRIARRVEDPFRRLAAAGITAWLVGQAVINIGGVIGLLPLTGVPLPFISDGGSALVVTLAAVGILASFARAEPDAARALHARPPARWVRLVWAPLPPLPGRRRRPAAPPAARGSVPRSRGRREDDQAVPRGARQTRARGGAASERRR is encoded by the coding sequence CTGGCGGCGCTGCGCGGCCTGCTGGCCCGCCCCCTGGCCTCCTACTACCTGCTGCTCTCCAGCGCCGGCCTGCTGCTGCTGATCGGCCTCACCATGGTCTTCTCGGCGACCAGCGTGAAGGACTACGCCGAGGACGGCGACGCCTCCGCCTCGGTGACCAAGCAGGCCATCTTCGCGGTGATCGGCATCGTCGCGTTCTGGGTCTGCCAGCGGCTGCCGGCCAGTTCCTTCCGATCGCTCGGCCGGCCGGTGCTGGCCGTGGCGGTGGTGCTGCTGCTGGTGCTCAACCTGCTGCTGGCCCTGGACTCCCTGTTCAAGATCAAGTCTCTCGGGCCGCTGCGGGCCAACCTGCTCTGGCTCTACCTCGGCCCGATCCAGGTGCAGCCCTCCGAGCTGGCCAAGCTCGCGCTGGTGCTCTGGGGCGCGCACGTGATCGCCCGCAAGGGCGCCGCGCTGGGCTGGTGGAAGGAACTGGCCACCCCACTCTTCCCGGTGGTCGGGCTGCTCTTCGTGCTGGTCGGCTACAACGACCTGGGCACCATGCTCTGCCTGCTGGCCATCGTGGTCGGGCTGCTCTGGGCGGCCGGGGTACGGCTGCGGGTCTTCGCCGTCCTCTCCGCGGTCGGCCTGCTCGGCATCGGCGTGCTGGTGGCGGTGGCCTCGCTCGGCGCGGGTTCCGGCGCGGTCGGCGAGGAGAACTACCGGCTGGCCCGGTTGACCTCGTTCATCAGCTCGCCCGACCCGGCGACCTGCCTGGAGACCGGCTGCTGGCAGCTCGTCCAGGCCCGCAACGCCATCGAGCACGGTGGCTGGTTCGGCGTCGGGCTGGGCAAGAGCAGCGCGAAGTTCGGCTGGTTGCCGGCGGCGCACAACGACTTCATCTTCGCGGTGATCGCCGAGGAACTCGGGGTCGTCGGCTGCACCGTCATCCTGGTGCTCTTCGCCGTGCTGGCCTACACCGGCCTGCGCATCGCCCGCCGGGTCGAGGACCCGTTCCGCCGGCTCGCCGCCGCCGGGATCACCGCCTGGCTGGTCGGTCAGGCCGTCATCAACATCGGTGGCGTGATCGGCCTGCTGCCGCTGACCGGCGTGCCGCTGCCGTTCATCTCCGACGGCGGCAGCGCCCTGGTCGTCACGCTCGCCGCGGTCGGCATCCTCGCCTCGTTCGCCCGTGCCGAGCCCGACGCGGCCCGAGCCCTGCACGCCCGTCCGCCCGCCCGATGGGTCCGACTAGTGTGGGCCCCGTTGCCGCCGCTTCCCGGGCGGCGCCGCCGGCCGGCGGCGCCACCGGCTGCCCGAGGGTCCGTGCCCCGGTCGCGTGGGCGGCGCGAGGACGACCAGGCCGTGCCGCGCGGCGCCCGGCAGACCCGGGCCCGGGGCGGGGCGGCGAGCGAGAGGAGACGCTGA
- a CDS encoding UDP-N-acetylmuramoyl-L-alanyl-D-glutamate--2,6-diaminopimelate ligase yields the protein MPGNPRPRTVPGVRLGDLAARLAVASPEGAADVAVTGATHASQEVRPGDLYAALPGARRHGAEFAAGAADAGAVAALTDPAGAAAVAAAGLPALVVDDPRAVLGDLASAVYGDPTEQLTVIGVTGTAGKTSTAYLVESGLRAAGHVTGLIGTVETRLGDLVVDSVRTTPEATDLHAMLAAARERGVTALVMEVSSHALAMGRVGGVRFGVGGYTNFGSDHLDFHADSADYFAAKARLFDGRCAAEVLNYDDPALRPLFKPTTISYSAAGDRAATWWADGVEGQGYAQRFTLHGPDGLVLPAQVALPGRHNVANALLAVAALVAAGVDPATAAAGVAACGGVPGRLELVSGDAPVRGVVDYAHKTDAVVAALAALREMGGGRLICVIGAGGDRDRGKRPVMGAAAAEGADVVLVTDDNPRTEDPATIRAEVLAGAYAAGAAARIIEVPGRRAAIAEAVRLAEPGDTVAVLGKGHERGQEIGGEVHPFDDRVELAAALGARFGDLAGRR from the coding sequence GTGCCCGGCAATCCACGTCCTCGTACCGTGCCCGGAGTCCGGCTCGGCGACCTCGCCGCCCGGCTCGCCGTGGCCTCGCCTGAGGGTGCCGCCGACGTGGCGGTGACCGGGGCGACACATGCCAGCCAGGAGGTCCGCCCCGGCGACCTCTACGCCGCCCTGCCCGGGGCCCGCCGGCACGGCGCGGAGTTCGCCGCCGGCGCGGCCGACGCCGGCGCCGTGGCCGCGCTGACCGACCCGGCCGGCGCCGCCGCGGTGGCCGCGGCCGGCCTGCCCGCCCTGGTGGTCGACGACCCCCGCGCGGTCCTGGGCGACCTCGCCTCCGCCGTCTACGGCGATCCGACCGAGCAGTTGACCGTCATCGGGGTCACCGGCACCGCCGGCAAGACCTCCACCGCCTACCTGGTGGAGTCGGGCCTGCGCGCCGCCGGGCACGTCACCGGTCTGATCGGCACCGTGGAGACCCGCCTGGGCGACCTGGTGGTGGACAGCGTGCGGACCACACCCGAGGCGACCGACCTGCACGCCATGCTCGCCGCCGCGCGCGAGCGCGGGGTGACCGCGCTGGTCATGGAGGTCTCCAGCCACGCCCTGGCGATGGGGCGGGTCGGCGGGGTCCGGTTCGGCGTCGGCGGGTACACCAACTTCGGCTCCGACCACCTGGACTTCCACGCCGACTCGGCGGACTACTTCGCCGCCAAGGCCCGGCTCTTCGACGGCCGCTGCGCGGCCGAGGTGCTCAACTACGACGACCCGGCGCTGCGACCGCTGTTCAAGCCGACGACGATCAGCTACTCGGCGGCCGGCGACCGGGCCGCCACCTGGTGGGCCGACGGTGTCGAGGGCCAGGGGTACGCCCAGCGGTTCACCCTGCACGGCCCGGACGGCCTGGTCCTGCCCGCCCAGGTGGCGCTCCCCGGCCGGCACAACGTGGCCAACGCGCTGCTCGCCGTCGCCGCGCTGGTGGCCGCCGGGGTGGACCCGGCGACCGCCGCGGCCGGGGTGGCCGCCTGCGGCGGCGTGCCGGGGCGGCTGGAGCTGGTCAGCGGCGACGCGCCGGTGCGCGGCGTGGTCGACTACGCGCACAAGACCGACGCCGTGGTGGCCGCGCTGGCCGCGCTGCGCGAGATGGGCGGCGGCCGGCTGATCTGCGTGATCGGCGCCGGTGGCGACCGGGACCGGGGCAAACGGCCGGTGATGGGCGCCGCCGCGGCGGAGGGAGCGGACGTGGTGCTGGTGACCGACGACAACCCGCGCACCGAGGACCCGGCCACGATCCGGGCCGAGGTGCTGGCCGGGGCGTACGCGGCGGGCGCCGCAGCCCGGATCATCGAGGTGCCGGGTCGGCGGGCCGCCATCGCCGAGGCGGTCCGGCTGGCCGAGCCCGGCGACACGGTGGCGGTGCTCGGCAAGGGGCACGAGCGCGGCCAGGAGATCGGTGGCGAGGTGCACCCGTTCGACGACCGGGTGGAGCTGGCGGCGGCGCTGGGCGCCCGCTTCGGGGACCTGGCGGGTCGCCGGTGA
- a CDS encoding cell division protein FtsQ/DivIB has product MSPGPARGRTAGADPGGPRRGPVRRWQLVRAGSDAVPPSTRRFMARARQRRMRAALPWAVAGGVAALAGLVAWTLLGTGLFGVREVRVVGADLVTPVQVRDAAAVPDGVPLARVDLAATARRIGALAPVERATVTRDWPGTLVVTVVERTGVAAVPQGDRFVVIDASGVVFRTEPRAPDGLPVVRLATPGPDDPGTRAALDVLAVLTPPLRAQLTELSVEGLARISLTLRGDRTVVWGDATRGADKARVATALLGRKADTIDVSAPDVVTFK; this is encoded by the coding sequence ATGAGCCCGGGCCCGGCGCGGGGCCGTACCGCCGGCGCCGACCCCGGCGGCCCCCGGCGCGGGCCGGTACGCCGCTGGCAGCTCGTCCGCGCCGGCAGCGACGCGGTCCCGCCGTCCACCCGCCGGTTCATGGCCCGGGCCCGGCAGCGCCGGATGCGGGCCGCCCTGCCCTGGGCGGTGGCCGGCGGCGTGGCCGCCCTCGCCGGGCTGGTGGCCTGGACGCTGCTCGGCACCGGCCTGTTCGGGGTGCGCGAGGTGCGGGTGGTCGGGGCGGACCTGGTCACCCCGGTGCAGGTGCGCGACGCGGCGGCGGTGCCGGACGGCGTGCCGCTGGCCCGGGTGGACCTGGCCGCGACGGCCCGCCGCATCGGCGCGCTGGCCCCGGTCGAGCGGGCCACGGTGACCCGGGACTGGCCGGGGACGCTGGTGGTGACGGTGGTGGAGCGCACCGGCGTGGCGGCGGTGCCGCAGGGCGACCGGTTCGTCGTGATCGACGCGAGCGGGGTGGTGTTCCGCACCGAGCCCCGCGCGCCGGACGGGCTGCCGGTGGTCCGGCTCGCCACGCCGGGGCCGGACGACCCGGGTACCCGGGCCGCGCTGGACGTGCTGGCCGTGCTGACCCCGCCGCTGCGCGCGCAGCTCACCGAGTTGAGCGTGGAGGGTCTGGCCCGGATCAGCCTGACCCTGCGCGGCGACCGTACGGTGGTCTGGGGCGACGCCACCCGGGGCGCGGACAAGGCCCGGGTCGCCACCGCGCTGCTCGGTCGCAAGGCCGACACGATCGACGTCAGCGCGCCGGACGTGGTGACCTTCAAGTGA
- the murC gene encoding UDP-N-acetylmuramate--L-alanine ligase has protein sequence MNTAQFTPAGTLTAEDLGRIHLIGVGGVGMSGLARLLLTRGLPVSGSELREWPSLAGLRALGGTIHMSHEASNLDGVDTVVYSSAIPQDHLEMVEARQRGLRVLHRSEALAAAMTGRRTVAVAGTHGKTTTTSMVTMVLQQAGTDPSFVIGGEISEVGSGAHHGTGEHFVVEADESDRSFLIYRPYVSIITNIEADHLNTYGDLANLEAAFAEFARLTDPDGFIITCADDAGGRRLAETLRAEGRRVWTYGEAADADLRLSGMASSARGVRYLAEIEGRSLGEIRLPIPGRHMGLNSASAVLAAYLLGLPVEAAEAALGAFPGVRRRFERKGVADGVLVYDEYAYHPTSMTLALQTLREVAGDGRLIVVFQPYRLYRTRDLQAEIAAALGIADELVLLEVFGPGELRQPGEGSAALIEAVPLDAAHKVFVDSWDDAPVEVAKRARSGDVVVTMGAPPISLMGDQILDALLARTGGAAAGTTALGTAVGPDGAASAAG, from the coding sequence ATGAACACCGCGCAGTTCACCCCGGCCGGCACGCTCACCGCCGAGGACCTGGGCCGGATCCACCTGATCGGGGTGGGCGGGGTCGGCATGAGCGGCCTGGCCCGGCTCCTCCTCACCCGTGGCCTGCCGGTCTCCGGCAGCGAGCTGCGCGAGTGGCCCTCGCTGGCCGGCCTGCGCGCGCTCGGCGGGACGATCCACATGAGCCACGAGGCGTCGAACCTCGACGGCGTGGACACCGTCGTCTACTCCTCGGCCATCCCGCAGGACCACCTGGAGATGGTCGAGGCCCGCCAGCGCGGCCTGCGGGTGCTGCACCGCTCCGAGGCGCTGGCCGCGGCGATGACCGGCCGCCGCACGGTGGCGGTCGCCGGCACCCACGGCAAGACCACCACCACCTCGATGGTCACCATGGTGCTCCAGCAGGCCGGCACCGACCCCTCCTTCGTCATCGGCGGGGAGATCTCCGAGGTTGGCTCCGGCGCGCACCACGGCACCGGCGAGCACTTCGTGGTGGAGGCCGACGAGAGCGACCGCTCGTTCCTGATCTACCGCCCCTACGTGTCGATCATCACCAACATCGAGGCGGACCACCTCAACACCTACGGCGACCTGGCGAACCTGGAGGCGGCGTTCGCCGAGTTCGCCCGGCTCACCGACCCGGACGGGTTCATCATCACCTGCGCCGACGACGCGGGCGGGCGGCGGCTGGCCGAGACGCTGCGCGCCGAGGGCCGCCGGGTCTGGACGTACGGCGAGGCGGCCGACGCCGACCTGCGGCTGAGCGGGATGGCCTCCTCCGCCCGGGGCGTGCGCTACCTCGCCGAGATCGAGGGCCGGTCGCTGGGCGAGATCCGGCTGCCGATCCCCGGCCGCCACATGGGCCTCAACAGCGCCTCGGCGGTGCTCGCCGCGTACCTGCTCGGGCTGCCGGTCGAGGCGGCCGAGGCGGCGCTGGGCGCGTTCCCGGGCGTGCGGCGGCGCTTCGAGCGCAAGGGCGTCGCCGACGGGGTGCTGGTCTACGACGAGTACGCCTACCACCCGACCTCCATGACCCTGGCGTTGCAGACGCTGCGCGAGGTGGCCGGCGACGGCCGGCTGATCGTGGTCTTCCAGCCGTACCGGCTCTACCGCACCCGCGACCTGCAGGCCGAGATCGCCGCGGCGCTGGGCATCGCCGACGAACTGGTGCTGCTGGAGGTCTTCGGCCCCGGCGAGCTGCGCCAGCCGGGCGAGGGCTCGGCCGCGCTGATCGAGGCGGTCCCGCTGGACGCCGCGCACAAGGTCTTCGTCGACTCCTGGGACGACGCCCCGGTCGAGGTGGCGAAGCGGGCCCGCTCCGGCGACGTGGTGGTGACCATGGGAGCGCCGCCGATCTCGCTGATGGGCGACCAGATCCTCGACGCCCTGCTGGCCCGGACCGGGGGCGCCGCCGCCGGCACGACGGCCCTCGGCACGGCCGTCGGCCCGGACGGCGCGGCCTCCGCCGCCGGATGA
- a CDS encoding UDP-N-acetylmuramoyl-tripeptide--D-alanyl-D-alanine ligase has protein sequence MIPLSLAEVASAVDGRLTAADPDARVTGPVEFDSRKVTAGALFVAFAGEKVDGHDYAAAAVAAGAVAVLGTREVPGVPMVLVDDALAAMGRLARAVVDRLPELTVIGLTGSSGKTSTKDLIAQLTVRLGPTVAPPGSFNNELGHPYTALQATPETRFLVLEKGARGIGHVRYLCEVVPPRISVVLNVGVAHLGEFGSRENIALAKGELVESLPADGLAVLNADDALVDAMAARTAARVVRYGEAAHADVRAVDVTLDERGRPSYTLVTPEGSAPVRLRLTGRHQVSNSLAAAAVARELGMPPAEVATALGELGLVSTRRMDVFERPDGVTVIDDSYNANPASTAVALRALAGMGRGGRTFAVLGYMAELGEYEREGHREVGRLAAELGVDRLLVVGEPAAPIHEGATAVSDWGGESVLLTDQAAAVEVLRSELRQGDVVLVKGSRYRTWEVADALRVDAAGDEVTA, from the coding sequence GTGATCCCGCTGAGCCTGGCCGAGGTCGCCTCGGCCGTCGACGGGCGGCTGACCGCCGCCGACCCGGACGCCCGGGTCACCGGCCCGGTGGAGTTCGACTCCCGCAAGGTCACCGCCGGGGCGCTCTTCGTCGCGTTCGCCGGCGAGAAGGTCGACGGGCACGACTACGCCGCCGCCGCGGTGGCCGCCGGCGCGGTGGCGGTGCTCGGCACCCGCGAGGTGCCCGGGGTGCCGATGGTGCTGGTGGACGACGCGCTGGCCGCGATGGGCCGGCTGGCCCGCGCGGTGGTGGACCGGCTGCCGGAGCTGACCGTGATCGGGTTGACCGGCTCGTCGGGCAAGACCAGCACCAAGGACCTGATCGCCCAGCTCACCGTCCGGCTCGGTCCGACGGTGGCGCCGCCCGGGTCGTTCAACAACGAGCTGGGGCACCCGTACACGGCGTTGCAGGCCACGCCGGAGACCCGCTTCCTGGTGCTGGAGAAGGGCGCCCGCGGGATCGGGCACGTGCGCTACCTGTGCGAGGTGGTGCCGCCGCGGATCTCGGTGGTGCTCAACGTCGGGGTGGCGCACCTCGGCGAGTTCGGCTCGCGGGAGAACATCGCCCTGGCCAAGGGGGAGCTGGTCGAGTCGCTGCCGGCCGACGGGCTGGCCGTGCTCAACGCCGACGACGCGCTGGTCGACGCGATGGCCGCGCGGACCGCCGCCCGGGTGGTCCGGTACGGCGAGGCGGCGCACGCCGACGTCCGGGCGGTCGACGTGACGCTCGACGAGCGGGGCCGGCCGTCGTACACCCTGGTGACCCCGGAGGGGAGCGCGCCGGTGCGGCTGCGGCTGACCGGCCGGCACCAGGTCTCCAACTCGCTCGCCGCCGCGGCGGTGGCCCGGGAGCTGGGGATGCCGCCGGCCGAGGTGGCCACCGCCCTGGGCGAGCTGGGGCTGGTCTCCACCCGTCGGATGGACGTCTTCGAGCGGCCGGACGGGGTGACCGTCATCGACGATTCGTACAACGCCAACCCGGCGTCGACGGCGGTGGCGTTGCGCGCGCTGGCCGGCATGGGCCGGGGTGGGCGGACGTTCGCCGTGCTGGGCTACATGGCCGAGCTGGGCGAGTACGAACGCGAGGGGCACCGGGAGGTCGGCCGGCTCGCGGCCGAGCTCGGTGTCGACCGGCTGCTCGTGGTGGGCGAGCCGGCCGCGCCGATCCACGAGGGCGCGACAGCGGTAAGTGACTGGGGAGGAGAGTCGGTGCTGCTCACCGATCAGGCGGCGGCCGTCGAGGTGCTGCGCAGCGAGCTACGACAGGGCGACGTCGTCCTGGTGAAGGGCTCCCGGTACCGCACCTGGGAGGTGGCCGACGCGCTGCGCGTCGACGCCGCCGGGGACGAGGTGACGGCGTGA
- the ftsZ gene encoding cell division protein FtsZ gives MTPPHNYLAVIKVVGIGGGGVNAVNRMIEVGLKGVEFIAINTDAQALLMSDADVKLDVGRELTRGLGAGANPDVGKNAAEDHRDEIEEVLKGADMVFVTCGEGGGTGTGGAPVVANIARKLGALTIGVVTRPFSFEGKRRQVQAEAGIDELRNQCDTLIVIPNDRLLALGDRNISMMDAFRTADQVLLSGVQGITDLITTPGLINLDFADVKSVMSGAGSALMGIGSARGENRAVEAAEAAISSPLLEQSMDGARGVLLSIAGGSDLGLFEINDAAQLVTDAAHPDANIIFGAVIDDALGDEVRVTVIAAGFDGGAPAYKAAEAPRKSNQNQPAPQTPPVTPPTTHPAPQQSPRRVLFDDVDVPDFLKNGS, from the coding sequence ATGACACCTCCGCACAACTACCTGGCGGTCATCAAGGTCGTCGGCATCGGCGGCGGCGGCGTCAACGCCGTCAACCGGATGATCGAGGTTGGGCTCAAGGGCGTCGAGTTCATCGCGATCAACACGGACGCGCAGGCGCTGCTGATGAGCGACGCCGACGTCAAGCTCGACGTCGGCCGGGAGCTGACCCGGGGCCTCGGCGCGGGCGCCAACCCGGACGTCGGCAAGAACGCCGCCGAGGACCACCGCGACGAGATCGAGGAGGTCCTCAAGGGAGCCGACATGGTCTTCGTGACCTGCGGCGAGGGCGGCGGCACCGGCACCGGCGGCGCGCCGGTCGTGGCGAACATCGCCCGCAAGCTCGGCGCGCTCACCATCGGCGTGGTGACCCGGCCGTTCTCCTTCGAGGGCAAGCGCCGCCAGGTGCAGGCCGAGGCCGGCATAGACGAGCTGCGCAACCAGTGCGACACGCTGATCGTCATCCCGAACGACCGGCTGCTGGCCCTGGGCGACCGCAACATCTCCATGATGGACGCCTTCCGCACCGCCGACCAGGTGCTGCTCTCCGGTGTCCAGGGCATCACCGACCTGATCACCACGCCGGGTCTGATCAACCTGGACTTCGCCGACGTCAAGAGCGTGATGAGCGGGGCCGGCAGCGCACTGATGGGCATCGGCAGCGCCCGCGGCGAGAACCGCGCGGTGGAGGCGGCCGAGGCGGCCATCTCCAGCCCGCTGCTGGAGCAGAGCATGGACGGCGCGCGGGGCGTGCTGCTCTCCATCGCCGGCGGCTCCGACCTCGGCCTGTTCGAGATCAACGACGCGGCACAGCTGGTCACCGACGCGGCGCACCCGGACGCGAACATCATCTTCGGCGCGGTGATCGACGACGCGCTCGGCGACGAGGTGCGGGTCACCGTGATCGCGGCCGGGTTCGACGGCGGCGCGCCGGCGTACAAGGCGGCCGAGGCGCCGCGCAAGTCCAACCAGAACCAGCCGGCGCCGCAGACCCCGCCGGTGACGCCGCCGACGACCCACCCGGCTCCGCAGCAGTCGCCGCGCCGGGTGCTCTTCGACGACGTGGACGTGCCCGACTTCCTCAAGAACGGTTCCTGA
- the mraY gene encoding phospho-N-acetylmuramoyl-pentapeptide-transferase, whose protein sequence is MRAVIVAIGVAFLVSLLCTPIAIRVFTRLKAGQPIRAEGPAMHQGKKGTPTMGGVVFILATVIAYVAGHLALTTLPDAQIAQVEPTITALVLLGLMVFSGAVGFIDDFLKVRKRHSGGLNKRGKLAGQILVGAVFGVVALYFPSSMTDATGATTNTETVGSTTLSFIRDIPALEIGKVASVIVIIFVVMAATNGVNLTDGLDGLATGASVMVLAAYALIAFWQYRHWCADPNYTANPENYCYTVRDPLEIALIAGAAAGACVGFLWWNTSPARIFMGDTGALGLGGLIAGMAMSTRTILLLPIIGGLFVIITMSVVIQIISFRTTGKRVFRMSPLQHHFELAGWSEVNIVVRFWIIAGIGVAIALGLFYSDFLASMG, encoded by the coding sequence GTGAGGGCGGTCATCGTCGCCATCGGTGTGGCGTTCCTGGTCTCGCTGCTCTGCACCCCGATCGCGATCCGGGTGTTCACCCGGCTCAAGGCGGGCCAGCCGATCCGGGCCGAGGGCCCGGCGATGCACCAGGGCAAGAAGGGCACGCCGACGATGGGCGGCGTGGTCTTCATCCTGGCCACGGTGATCGCGTACGTGGCCGGACACCTGGCCCTGACCACCCTGCCGGACGCCCAGATCGCCCAGGTGGAGCCGACCATCACCGCGCTGGTGCTGCTGGGGCTGATGGTCTTCTCCGGCGCGGTCGGCTTCATCGACGACTTCCTCAAGGTCCGCAAGCGGCACAGCGGCGGGCTCAACAAGCGGGGCAAGCTCGCCGGCCAGATCCTGGTCGGCGCGGTCTTCGGCGTGGTGGCGCTGTACTTCCCGAGCAGCATGACCGACGCCACCGGCGCGACGACGAACACCGAGACGGTGGGCAGCACGACGCTGAGCTTCATCCGGGACATCCCGGCGCTGGAGATCGGCAAGGTCGCCTCGGTGATCGTGATCATCTTCGTGGTGATGGCCGCGACCAACGGGGTGAACCTCACCGACGGCCTGGACGGCCTGGCCACCGGCGCCTCGGTGATGGTCCTCGCCGCGTACGCGCTCATCGCGTTCTGGCAGTACCGCCACTGGTGCGCCGACCCGAACTACACCGCCAACCCGGAGAACTACTGCTACACGGTGCGGGACCCGTTGGAGATCGCGCTGATCGCCGGGGCCGCCGCCGGGGCCTGTGTGGGCTTCCTGTGGTGGAACACCTCGCCGGCCCGGATCTTCATGGGCGACACCGGGGCGCTCGGCCTGGGCGGCCTGATCGCCGGCATGGCGATGTCCACCCGGACGATCCTGCTGCTGCCGATCATCGGCGGGCTCTTCGTGATCATCACGATGTCGGTGGTGATCCAGATCATCTCCTTCCGGACCACCGGCAAGCGGGTGTTCCGGATGTCCCCCCTGCAGCACCACTTCGAACTCGCCGGCTGGAGCGAGGTCAACATCGTGGTGCGGTTCTGGATCATCGCGGGCATCGGCGTGGCCATCGCCCTGGGCCTGTTCTACAGCGACTTCCTGGCCAGCATGGGCTGA
- the murG gene encoding undecaprenyldiphospho-muramoylpentapeptide beta-N-acetylglucosaminyltransferase, translating into MGPLRSVVLCGGGTGGHIYPLLAFADCLRRHDPGVRITCLGTPKGLENELIPPAGYDLRQIPAYQLPRSVNMSLVRTPDRMWKAARAAGKVIDEVQADVVVGFGGYVSVPGYLAAWRREMPIVIHEVNVPPGVANRLGMKFTKNVAVGFPHQPAQSEALRDARVVGVPLRRGIAALDRAALRDAARAHFGLRPDLPVLFVAGGSQGARSINLAVSGAAKELARNGVQVLHVMGARNEPVPVPTDLPVPYVALPYLSEMELGYAAADLMLARGGAMTCAEVAAIGLPTIYVPYPHSNQEQKRNALPVVEAGGGLLVDDAELTPAWLERTVIPLIRDPRRLHAMGAAAAAYGRRDGDVALLNFVYEAVAR; encoded by the coding sequence ATGGGTCCGCTGCGTTCGGTGGTGCTCTGCGGAGGGGGCACGGGTGGGCACATCTACCCGCTGCTCGCCTTCGCCGACTGCCTGCGCCGACACGACCCGGGCGTCCGGATCACCTGCCTCGGCACGCCCAAGGGCCTGGAGAACGAGCTGATCCCGCCGGCCGGCTACGACCTGCGCCAGATCCCCGCCTACCAGCTGCCCCGGTCGGTCAACATGAGCCTGGTCCGCACCCCGGACCGGATGTGGAAGGCGGCCCGCGCGGCGGGCAAGGTGATCGACGAGGTGCAGGCCGACGTCGTGGTCGGCTTCGGCGGGTACGTCTCCGTCCCCGGCTACCTCGCCGCCTGGCGCCGCGAGATGCCGATCGTCATCCACGAGGTGAACGTGCCGCCGGGCGTGGCCAACCGGCTCGGCATGAAGTTCACGAAGAACGTGGCGGTGGGCTTCCCGCACCAGCCGGCGCAGTCCGAGGCGCTGCGCGACGCCCGGGTGGTCGGCGTGCCGCTGCGCCGGGGCATCGCCGCCCTCGACCGGGCCGCCCTGCGCGACGCCGCCCGGGCCCACTTCGGACTCCGCCCCGACCTGCCGGTGCTCTTCGTCGCCGGGGGTTCGCAGGGCGCCCGCTCGATCAACCTGGCGGTCTCCGGCGCGGCCAAGGAGCTGGCCCGCAACGGCGTGCAGGTGCTGCACGTGATGGGCGCCCGCAACGAGCCGGTGCCGGTCCCCACCGACCTGCCGGTGCCGTACGTGGCCCTGCCCTACCTGTCCGAGATGGAGCTGGGCTACGCCGCCGCCGACCTGATGCTGGCCCGGGGCGGGGCGATGACCTGCGCCGAGGTGGCCGCGATCGGGCTGCCCACCATCTACGTGCCGTACCCGCACAGCAACCAGGAGCAGAAGCGCAACGCGCTACCCGTGGTCGAGGCCGGTGGCGGGCTGCTCGTCGACGACGCCGAGCTGACCCCGGCCTGGCTGGAACGCACGGTGATCCCGCTGATCCGGGACCCGCGCCGGCTGCACGCGATGGGCGCGGCCGCGGCCGCCTACGGGCGGCGCGACGGCGACGTCGCCCTGCTCAACTTCGTCTACGAGGCGGTGGCCCGATGA